In Saccharomonospora marina XMU15, one genomic interval encodes:
- a CDS encoding cob(I)yrinic acid a,c-diamide adenosyltransferase: MAVRINRVYTRVGDTGTTALGDGSRVPKTDPRLGAYADVDETNSVVGVAIALGELSAEVSDVLRAVQNDLFDVGADLSTPVTPNPEFPPLRVTEQYVERLENWCDEFNDRLGKLTSFILPGGTAGAALLHQARTVARRAERSGWLLVEADGERTNPLAVKYLNRLSDLLFILARIANPDGDVLWQPGGGR, translated from the coding sequence ATGGCAGTACGGATCAACCGCGTCTACACCAGGGTCGGCGATACCGGCACCACCGCGCTCGGCGACGGTTCAAGAGTCCCCAAGACCGACCCTCGGCTCGGCGCGTACGCCGACGTCGACGAGACCAACTCCGTCGTCGGGGTCGCCATCGCGCTCGGGGAGCTGTCCGCCGAGGTCAGCGACGTGCTGCGGGCCGTGCAGAACGATCTTTTCGACGTGGGAGCGGACCTGTCGACCCCGGTGACCCCGAACCCGGAATTTCCCCCGCTGCGGGTGACCGAGCAATACGTCGAGCGGCTGGAGAACTGGTGTGACGAGTTCAACGACCGGCTCGGCAAACTGACGTCGTTCATCCTGCCGGGGGGCACGGCGGGCGCCGCACTGCTGCACCAGGCCCGTACGGTCGCGCGCAGAGCGGAGCGTTCCGGCTGGCTGCTGGTCGAAGCCGACGGCGAGCGCACCAACCCGTTGGCGGTCAAGTATCTGAACCGGCTCTCCGACCTGCTGTTCATTCTGGCGAGGATCGCCAACCCGGACGGCGACGTGCTGTGGCAGCCGGGTGGGGGCCGCTGA
- a CDS encoding DUF2550 domain-containing protein, translating into MDIAIVVLALLLVLLVVSGWYALRWLRMRRLGGVSVALRWQPDRERSGWHLGIGRYQGEEFVWYRVWSLRTGPDRVFRRENLQVADRREPVGNESYAVPAGSTVLRCGSARQEPIEIAMGPGALTGFLSWLESAPPGRRIPRAS; encoded by the coding sequence ATGGACATCGCGATCGTAGTCCTCGCCCTCCTGCTCGTGCTGCTGGTGGTGTCCGGCTGGTACGCGCTGCGCTGGCTGCGCATGCGCAGGCTGGGTGGCGTCAGCGTGGCGTTGCGCTGGCAACCCGACAGGGAGCGGTCCGGCTGGCACCTCGGCATCGGCAGGTACCAGGGCGAGGAGTTCGTCTGGTACCGGGTGTGGAGCCTGCGGACGGGACCCGATCGGGTATTCCGCAGGGAGAACCTGCAGGTGGCCGACCGCAGGGAGCCGGTTGGCAACGAGTCGTACGCCGTCCCCGCCGGTTCCACCGTGCTGCGCTGCGGGTCGGCCCGGCAGGAACCCATCGAGATCGCGATGGGACCGGGGGCGCTGACCGGCTTCCTCTCCTGGCTGGAGTCGGCGCCACCCGGCCGCCGCATTCCGCGCGCGAGCTGA
- a CDS encoding F0F1 ATP synthase subunit epsilon, producing the protein MAEMSVEVVAVERRLWSGTATFVVAQTTEGEIGVMPGHEPVLGQLVEGGIVKVTTTDGDIITAAVHGGFLSITSDSVSVLAESAELGEEIDIEAARRALTGEDETERARAAARLRAAGQSV; encoded by the coding sequence GTGGCTGAGATGTCCGTCGAGGTTGTGGCCGTCGAGCGCCGCCTGTGGTCCGGTACCGCCACGTTCGTGGTCGCCCAGACCACGGAGGGTGAGATCGGTGTGATGCCCGGTCACGAGCCCGTGCTCGGGCAACTGGTCGAGGGCGGCATCGTCAAGGTGACCACCACCGACGGCGACATCATCACAGCTGCCGTGCACGGTGGCTTCCTGTCGATCACCTCCGACAGCGTGAGCGTGCTCGCGGAATCCGCGGAGCTCGGTGAGGAGATCGACATCGAGGCGGCGCGGCGAGCTTTGACAGGCGAGGACGAGACAGAGCGCGCGAGAGCCGCCGCGCGGCTTCGGGCGGCTGGTCAGTCGGTCTGA
- the ehuB gene encoding ectoine/hydroxyectoine ABC transporter substrate-binding protein EhuB: MAHGEWTRRDFFRRSAAMGAVALGGPTLLSACQSTGGDGDTLEQARQAGTIRIGIANEAPYGFADSSGKVTGEAPEVARAVFRNMGINGVQNQVVTFDQLIPALNAGQFDVVSAGMFITPERCGQAAFSIPDYTAKTALLVPSGNPQQVNNFDDIAEKNVRVAVLSAAVEKGYAEAAGVPEGNIQTLDTQDSMLRSVVDGRVYCAALTDISLNWLVKQNPNAGVEVTESFDAKDENGQPVISAGGFVFREADESLRTTFNDQLRRLHESGEWLRLAEPFGFTQANLPGNLTTEELCSA, encoded by the coding sequence ATGGCGCACGGTGAGTGGACGCGGCGGGACTTCTTCCGGCGGTCGGCCGCGATGGGGGCTGTGGCCCTCGGCGGCCCAACGCTGCTTTCGGCCTGCCAGAGCACCGGCGGGGATGGCGACACGCTGGAACAGGCCCGGCAGGCGGGCACCATTCGGATCGGTATCGCCAACGAGGCGCCGTACGGCTTCGCCGATTCCAGCGGCAAGGTGACCGGTGAGGCGCCCGAGGTGGCGAGGGCCGTCTTCAGGAACATGGGCATCAACGGGGTGCAGAACCAGGTCGTCACCTTCGACCAGCTGATCCCGGCGTTGAACGCGGGCCAGTTCGACGTGGTCTCGGCGGGCATGTTCATCACGCCCGAGCGCTGCGGTCAGGCCGCGTTCTCCATTCCGGACTACACCGCCAAGACAGCGCTGCTGGTTCCGAGTGGTAACCCGCAGCAGGTCAACAACTTCGATGACATCGCCGAGAAGAACGTGCGCGTAGCCGTGCTCTCGGCCGCGGTGGAAAAGGGTTACGCCGAGGCGGCCGGTGTGCCGGAGGGCAACATCCAGACACTGGACACTCAGGACAGCATGCTGCGCTCGGTCGTCGACGGCCGGGTGTACTGCGCCGCACTCACCGACATCTCGCTGAACTGGCTCGTCAAGCAGAACCCGAACGCGGGCGTGGAGGTCACCGAAAGCTTCGACGCCAAGGACGAGAACGGCCAGCCGGTGATTTCCGCGGGTGGCTTCGTGTTCCGCGAGGCCGACGAGTCGTTGCGTACCACGTTCAACGACCAGTTGCGAAGGCTGCACGAGAGTGGCGAGTGGCTGCGACTGGCCGAGCCGTTCGGATTCACCCAGGCGAACCTACCCGGCAATCTCACAACGGAGGAACTCTGCAGCGCCTAG
- the murA gene encoding UDP-N-acetylglucosamine 1-carboxyvinyltransferase, with protein MSEHFDVHGGARLVGEVEVVGAKNSVLKLMAAALLAEGTTTITNCPQILDVPLMADVLRSVGCEVELDGDVTRITTPSQLSHRADSPAMGKLRASVCVLGPLVGRLRQAVVALPGGDAIGSRPLDMHQNGLRKLGATSSIEHGCVVAEADNLRGSQIWLDFPSVGATENILMASVLAEGTTVIDNAAREPEIIDVCTMLTEMGAKIEGAGTSTLTVEGVERLHPTEHRVIGDRIVGATWAFAAAMTRGDITVTGVDPHHLDLVLEKLRLAGADVTTYDGKGFRVVQDVRPQAVDFVTLPYPGFATDLQPFAVALSSVSEGTSMITENVYEARFRFIEEMVRLGADARTDGHHAVVRGVDKLSSAPVWASDIRAGAGLVLAGLCAEGVTEVWDVFHIDRGYPYFVENLNRLGARIERVTTDPERAITEEQS; from the coding sequence ATGAGTGAGCACTTCGACGTGCACGGCGGCGCACGTCTGGTCGGCGAGGTCGAGGTTGTCGGCGCCAAGAACAGCGTGCTCAAGCTGATGGCCGCGGCCCTGCTGGCGGAGGGCACGACGACCATCACCAACTGCCCGCAGATCCTCGACGTCCCGCTCATGGCTGACGTACTGCGCAGCGTGGGCTGCGAGGTCGAACTCGACGGTGACGTCACCAGGATCACGACGCCGTCGCAACTGTCGCATCGCGCGGATTCGCCCGCGATGGGCAAACTGCGTGCGTCGGTGTGCGTGCTCGGCCCGCTGGTGGGGCGGCTGAGGCAGGCAGTCGTGGCGCTGCCCGGTGGCGACGCGATCGGCTCCCGCCCGCTCGACATGCACCAGAACGGGCTGCGCAAGCTCGGCGCCACCAGCAGCATCGAGCACGGGTGTGTGGTCGCCGAGGCGGACAACCTCCGTGGCTCGCAGATCTGGCTGGACTTCCCCAGTGTGGGGGCCACGGAGAACATCCTGATGGCTTCGGTGCTGGCCGAGGGCACCACGGTGATCGACAACGCCGCCCGGGAGCCGGAGATCATCGACGTCTGCACGATGCTCACCGAGATGGGCGCGAAGATCGAAGGTGCGGGAACGTCCACGCTCACCGTCGAGGGTGTCGAGCGGTTGCATCCCACGGAGCACCGGGTGATCGGTGACCGGATCGTCGGTGCGACATGGGCATTCGCTGCCGCGATGACGCGGGGCGACATCACGGTGACCGGTGTCGACCCCCACCACCTCGATCTGGTGCTGGAGAAGCTGCGGCTCGCGGGCGCCGACGTGACCACCTACGACGGGAAGGGCTTCCGCGTCGTGCAGGATGTCCGACCGCAGGCTGTGGACTTCGTGACCCTGCCCTATCCGGGGTTCGCCACCGACCTGCAACCGTTCGCGGTCGCGCTTTCGTCGGTGTCGGAGGGCACGTCGATGATTACCGAGAACGTCTACGAGGCACGGTTTCGCTTCATCGAGGAGATGGTCCGGCTCGGTGCCGACGCCAGGACCGACGGTCATCACGCGGTCGTGCGTGGGGTGGACAAGCTGTCCAGCGCGCCGGTGTGGGCATCCGACATCCGTGCGGGGGCAGGGCTGGTACTGGCTGGCCTGTGCGCCGAAGGTGTCACCGAGGTATGGGACGTGTTCCACATCGACCGTGGTTACCCGTACTTCGTGGAGAACCTGAACCGGTTGGGGGCTCGTATCGAGCGGGTTACGACCGATCCCGAGCGGGCGATCACCGAGGAACAGTCCTAG
- the ehuA gene encoding ectoine/hydroxyectoine ABC transporter ATP-binding protein EhuA has translation MIRFDQVVKKFGDHVVLRELSFTVRPGEFVTLIGPSGSGKTTILRLLMTLERVNGGTIQVGEEYLTHMERKGKLVSADEKHLRKVRKRIGMVFQQFNLFPNMNVLRNLTEAPIRSLGLSRDEAEVRAKELLEMVGLSDKIDAHPMQLSGGQQQRVAIARALAMRPEVLLLDEVTSALDPELVAGVLGVLKEIASTTDITFLCVTHEMQFAQDVSDRVMMFDEGQVIEDAPPDKLFTNPDHERTRSFLHAVLDRA, from the coding sequence ATGATCCGGTTCGATCAAGTGGTCAAGAAGTTCGGTGACCACGTCGTACTTCGTGAACTCAGCTTCACGGTCAGACCGGGCGAGTTCGTGACCCTGATCGGTCCCAGTGGCTCGGGCAAGACAACGATCCTGCGGCTGCTGATGACCCTGGAACGGGTCAACGGCGGCACGATCCAGGTGGGTGAGGAGTACCTGACCCACATGGAACGCAAGGGCAAACTGGTGTCCGCCGACGAGAAGCACCTGCGCAAGGTGCGTAAGCGGATCGGGATGGTGTTCCAGCAGTTCAACCTGTTCCCGAACATGAACGTGCTTCGCAACCTCACGGAGGCGCCGATCAGGTCTCTCGGCCTTTCCAGGGACGAGGCTGAGGTCAGGGCCAAGGAACTGCTGGAGATGGTCGGGCTCAGCGACAAGATCGACGCCCACCCGATGCAACTGTCCGGCGGGCAGCAGCAGCGGGTCGCGATCGCCAGGGCGCTGGCGATGCGGCCCGAGGTGTTGTTGCTGGACGAGGTCACCTCCGCGCTGGACCCGGAACTGGTCGCGGGAGTGCTCGGTGTGCTGAAGGAGATCGCGAGCACCACCGACATCACGTTCCTGTGCGTCACGCACGAGATGCAGTTCGCCCAGGACGTGTCCGACCGCGTGATGATGTTCGACGAAGGCCAGGTCATCGAGGACGCTCCGCCGGACAAGCTGTTCACCAACCCCGATCACGAGCGGACCAGGTCGTTCCTGCACGCGGTGCTCGACAGAGCGTGA
- the ehuC gene encoding ectoine/hydroxyectoine ABC transporter permease subunit EhuC, translating into MFDNLGLVFSSILQGLPITVSATIGGILLTIVLSFAAGLALLSKSRTVRFISRVYVEGFRGTSEVVQLFWIFFVLPLLVGIQLVPLFAGILVLGLNHGAYGAEIVRGAVQSVPKEQHESAIALNLSPLQRMVRVILPQAVVETLPSFNNLFIQLLKSTALLYFISAGEMTERGELLRPALPYNELLGIYAVELLFYLLLAVAITFGMRALERAGARKLGRRPKRERTALTAAGVGGAS; encoded by the coding sequence GTGTTCGACAATCTGGGGTTGGTCTTCTCCTCTATCCTGCAGGGTCTGCCGATCACGGTCAGTGCCACGATCGGGGGCATACTCCTCACCATCGTGCTGTCTTTCGCCGCCGGGCTGGCACTGCTGTCCAAGTCCCGGACGGTGCGGTTCATCAGCAGGGTGTATGTGGAGGGTTTTCGCGGAACGTCCGAAGTGGTCCAGTTGTTCTGGATCTTCTTCGTGCTTCCGCTGCTGGTGGGCATCCAGCTGGTGCCGCTGTTCGCGGGAATCCTGGTGCTCGGGCTCAACCACGGTGCCTACGGTGCCGAGATCGTGCGCGGTGCGGTGCAGTCCGTGCCGAAGGAACAGCACGAGAGCGCCATCGCACTGAACCTCAGCCCGCTGCAGCGAATGGTGAGGGTCATCCTGCCGCAGGCGGTCGTGGAGACGCTGCCGTCGTTCAACAACCTGTTCATCCAGTTGTTGAAGAGCACGGCTTTGCTGTACTTCATCTCCGCCGGTGAGATGACCGAGCGAGGTGAGTTGCTGCGACCAGCCCTGCCGTACAACGAGTTGCTGGGCATCTACGCGGTCGAATTGCTGTTCTACCTGCTGCTCGCCGTCGCCATCACGTTCGGTATGCGGGCGCTGGAGCGGGCCGGTGCCCGGAAGTTGGGTCGCAGGCCGAAGCGTGAGCGGACCGCGTTGACCGCGGCCGGGGTAGGGGGCGCCTCGTGA
- a CDS encoding enoyl-CoA hydratase-related protein has product MGEYEHVLLKRDGDTVTITMNRAARRNSLSEEHLGELLAAFREAGATDATGIVLAGAGPVFSAGHDFADVASRDLMGVRELLRLCTDVMGTIQSVPQVVIARVHGLATAAGCQLVASCDLAVAAESAGFALPGGKGGWFCHTPAVPVARAVGRKRLMELALTGDPIDAATALEWGLVNRVVPDADLDAAVTELLGRATRGSRAAKALGKQTLYAQLDRPEQDAYDIAVEVMASASQLPGAREGMAAFLEKRKPNWPD; this is encoded by the coding sequence ATGGGCGAGTACGAGCACGTTCTTCTCAAGCGGGACGGCGACACGGTCACCATCACGATGAACCGGGCCGCCCGGCGCAACTCTCTTTCGGAGGAGCACCTCGGCGAACTCCTCGCCGCCTTCCGGGAGGCGGGGGCGACCGACGCCACCGGCATCGTGCTGGCCGGGGCAGGCCCGGTGTTCTCAGCAGGTCACGACTTCGCCGACGTGGCTTCGCGCGACCTCATGGGGGTGCGGGAGCTGCTGCGGCTGTGCACCGACGTGATGGGCACGATCCAGTCGGTTCCGCAGGTGGTGATCGCCCGGGTACACGGCCTGGCCACGGCCGCGGGCTGCCAGTTGGTTGCCTCGTGCGACCTTGCCGTGGCGGCCGAGTCGGCAGGCTTCGCGTTGCCGGGTGGCAAGGGCGGCTGGTTCTGCCACACGCCTGCCGTGCCCGTCGCCCGCGCGGTCGGGCGCAAGCGGCTGATGGAGCTGGCGCTCACCGGAGACCCGATCGACGCGGCGACCGCGCTGGAGTGGGGCCTGGTTAACCGCGTGGTACCCGACGCCGACCTGGACGCGGCGGTCACCGAGTTGCTCGGCCGTGCCACCCGAGGCAGCCGTGCCGCCAAGGCGCTGGGCAAGCAGACCTTGTACGCCCAGCTCGACCGGCCCGAACAGGACGCGTACGACATCGCCGTCGAGGTGATGGCCTCGGCATCGCAACTGCCAGGGGCGCGCGAGGGCATGGCCGCCTTCCTGGAGAAGCGCAAACCCAACTGGCCCGACTGA
- the atpD gene encoding F0F1 ATP synthase subunit beta, with amino-acid sequence MTAVQDTATATKGRIVSVTGPVVDVEFPRGAIPELYNALKVEIEFEELRKTVTLEVAQHLGDNLVRTISLQPQDGLVRGAEVTNTGGPISVPVGDKVKGHVYNALGECLDEPGYGADLERWSIHRKPPPFDQLEGKTEMLETGLKVIDLLTPYVQGGKIGLFGGAGVGKTVLIKEMITRVARNFGGTSVFAGVGERTREGTDLFLEMSEDGVINDTALVFGQMDEPPGTRLRVALSALTMAEYFRDVQNQDVLLFIDNIFRFTQAGQEVSTLLGRMPSAVGYQPTLADEMGTLQERITSTRGRSITSMQAIYVPADDYTDPAPATTFAHLDATTELSRSVFQKGIFPAVDPLASTSTILDPAIVGEEHYRVASEVIRILQKYKELQDIIAILGMDELSEEDKLTVNRARRIERFLSQNMLVAEVFTGQPGSTVPMSETIEAFDRIAKGDFDHYPEQAFLGIGGLEDLEKKYKQITGK; translated from the coding sequence GTCGAGATCGAGTTCGAGGAGCTGCGCAAGACCGTGACCCTGGAGGTCGCGCAGCACCTCGGCGACAACCTCGTCCGCACGATCTCCTTGCAGCCGCAGGACGGCCTCGTGCGCGGCGCGGAGGTGACCAACACCGGCGGTCCCATCTCGGTTCCCGTCGGTGACAAGGTCAAGGGCCACGTCTACAACGCGCTGGGCGAGTGCCTCGACGAGCCCGGCTACGGTGCCGACCTCGAGCGCTGGAGCATCCACCGCAAGCCGCCACCGTTCGACCAGCTCGAGGGCAAGACCGAGATGCTGGAGACCGGTCTGAAGGTCATCGACCTGCTCACCCCGTACGTGCAGGGTGGCAAGATCGGCCTGTTCGGTGGTGCCGGCGTCGGCAAGACGGTGCTCATCAAGGAGATGATCACCCGTGTCGCCAGGAACTTCGGTGGTACCTCGGTGTTCGCCGGTGTCGGTGAGCGCACCCGTGAGGGCACCGACCTGTTCCTGGAGATGAGCGAGGACGGCGTCATCAACGACACCGCCCTCGTCTTCGGCCAGATGGACGAGCCGCCCGGCACCCGACTGCGGGTCGCGCTGTCCGCGCTGACCATGGCGGAGTACTTCCGCGACGTGCAGAACCAGGACGTGCTGCTGTTCATCGACAACATCTTCCGGTTCACCCAGGCGGGCCAGGAGGTGTCCACCCTGCTGGGCCGGATGCCGTCCGCGGTGGGTTACCAGCCGACGCTGGCCGACGAGATGGGTACGTTGCAGGAGCGGATCACCTCGACACGAGGCCGGTCGATCACCTCGATGCAGGCGATCTACGTGCCTGCCGACGACTACACCGACCCCGCGCCCGCCACCACGTTCGCCCACCTCGACGCCACCACTGAGCTGTCGCGGTCGGTGTTCCAGAAGGGCATCTTCCCCGCGGTGGACCCGCTGGCCTCCACCTCCACCATCCTCGACCCGGCGATCGTCGGTGAGGAGCACTACCGGGTGGCTTCCGAGGTCATCCGGATCCTGCAGAAGTACAAGGAACTGCAGGACATCATCGCGATCCTCGGTATGGACGAGCTGTCCGAGGAGGACAAGCTCACGGTCAACAGGGCCCGCCGCATCGAGCGGTTCCTGTCGCAGAACATGCTCGTCGCCGAGGTGTTCACCGGCCAGCCGGGTTCGACGGTGCCGATGTCGGAGACCATCGAGGCGTTCGACCGGATCGCCAAGGGCGACTTCGACCACTACCCGGAGCAGGCGTTCTTGGGTATCGGTGGACTCGAGGACCTGGAGAAGAAGTACAAGCAGATCACCGGCAAGTGA
- a CDS encoding LysE family translocator, with protein MTWSAYSSYLVLVILLVLAPGPDTIVTLKNSFAGGFRGGLLAASGIAAGNVAQGTAVAFGLGTLIVGSQPVFHALRWVGAAYLCYLGVQALRTAWRGDYAATDQPGLHSSGFRRWREGFLSNVTNPKVLAMYLSVLPQFLDPATAGVLDGLLLAYTVAVLGMLWLLLLVLFVNRTRNWLASRRVRRSLDVATGSTLIGFAGMLAARP; from the coding sequence GTGACATGGAGCGCGTACAGCAGCTACCTGGTCCTGGTGATTCTCCTCGTACTCGCGCCCGGCCCGGACACGATCGTCACGTTGAAGAACTCCTTCGCGGGCGGATTCCGCGGCGGCCTGCTGGCGGCCTCCGGCATCGCCGCGGGCAACGTCGCACAGGGCACCGCGGTGGCCTTCGGGCTGGGAACGCTGATCGTCGGCTCGCAACCGGTGTTCCACGCCCTGCGCTGGGTCGGCGCGGCCTACCTGTGCTACCTCGGCGTGCAGGCACTGCGGACGGCATGGCGCGGCGATTACGCCGCCACCGACCAACCCGGCCTCCACTCCAGCGGCTTCAGGCGGTGGCGGGAGGGCTTCCTGTCCAACGTGACCAACCCGAAGGTGCTCGCGATGTACCTGTCCGTGCTGCCGCAGTTCCTCGATCCCGCCACGGCCGGTGTCCTCGACGGGCTGCTGCTGGCCTACACCGTCGCCGTCCTCGGCATGCTGTGGCTGTTGCTGCTCGTGCTGTTCGTGAACCGTACCCGCAACTGGCTGGCCAGCCGGCGGGTGCGCCGGTCGCTGGACGTGGCGACCGGCTCGACCCTCATCGGATTCGCGGGCATGCTCGCGGCGAGGCCGTGA
- a CDS encoding protein meaA: MPYPTDRERDRPWVMRTYAGHSSAAASNELYRRNLAKGQTGLSVAFDLPTQTGYDPDHELSRGEVGKVGVPIAHIGDMRRLFDGIPLAEANTSMTINAPAMWLLALYVTVAEEQARAEGVDPEQVLPKLSGTTQNDVIKEYLSRGTYIFPPGPSLRLTTDVIAWTVRNLPRWNPINICSYHLQEAGATPTQEVAYALSTAIAVLDAVRDSGQVDEADMARVVGRISFFVNAGVRFVEEMCKMRAFASLWDEITRDRYGVTDPKARRLRYGVQVNSLGLTEAQPENNVQRIVLEMLAVSLSRGARARAIQLPAWNEALGLPRPWDQQWALRMQQVLAFETDLLEYEDLFDGSRVVESKVDEIVAGAREEIARVQEMGGAVAAVESGYLKSQLVTSLAEYRRRVESGEQVLVGVNRFESTEPSPLQAEGAKAIETADPVAEKQAVEALRHWRETRDDDAVHAALAELSAVARTSANLFEATIACAKAGVTTGEWASTLREVFGEYRAPTGVAGAVTSGEGARDLDGVRQRVRATGEELGERLRILVGKPGLDGHSNGAEQVAVRARDAGFEVVYQGIRLTPEQIVAAAVQEGVHVVGLSVLSGSHLEVVPEVVSGLAAAGAGDIPVIVGGIIPTEDAVSLRERGIARVFTPKDYGLTEIMDEIVTVVREARGLSAR, encoded by the coding sequence GTGCCCTATCCGACGGATCGCGAGCGTGACCGGCCATGGGTGATGCGGACCTATGCGGGCCATTCCTCCGCCGCGGCATCGAACGAGTTGTACCGCCGCAACCTCGCCAAGGGGCAGACCGGACTCTCGGTGGCCTTCGACCTGCCCACGCAGACCGGCTACGACCCCGACCACGAACTCTCCAGGGGCGAGGTCGGCAAGGTGGGTGTGCCGATCGCCCACATCGGCGACATGCGCAGGCTCTTCGACGGGATCCCGCTCGCCGAGGCCAACACCTCCATGACCATCAACGCGCCCGCCATGTGGCTGCTGGCGCTGTACGTGACGGTCGCCGAGGAGCAGGCCCGTGCGGAGGGTGTCGATCCCGAGCAGGTGCTGCCCAAGCTCTCTGGCACGACGCAGAACGACGTCATCAAGGAGTACCTGTCCCGGGGAACCTACATCTTCCCTCCGGGGCCGAGTCTTCGGTTGACGACCGATGTGATCGCGTGGACGGTGCGTAATCTGCCGCGCTGGAACCCGATCAACATCTGTAGCTACCACCTGCAGGAGGCCGGGGCGACGCCCACGCAGGAAGTGGCCTACGCGCTCAGCACCGCCATCGCCGTGCTCGACGCCGTTCGCGACTCGGGTCAGGTCGACGAGGCCGACATGGCTCGCGTGGTCGGCCGGATCTCCTTCTTCGTCAACGCCGGGGTCCGGTTCGTCGAGGAGATGTGCAAGATGCGCGCCTTCGCCTCGCTGTGGGACGAGATCACCCGTGACCGCTACGGCGTCACCGATCCCAAGGCGCGGCGGCTGCGGTACGGGGTGCAGGTCAACTCGCTGGGACTCACCGAGGCGCAGCCGGAGAACAACGTCCAGCGCATCGTGCTGGAGATGCTGGCCGTGTCGCTGTCGAGGGGTGCCCGCGCCCGGGCGATCCAGTTGCCCGCGTGGAACGAGGCGCTCGGCCTGCCGAGGCCATGGGATCAGCAGTGGGCACTGCGGATGCAGCAGGTGCTCGCGTTCGAGACCGATCTGCTGGAGTACGAGGACCTGTTCGACGGCTCGCGGGTCGTGGAATCCAAGGTGGACGAGATCGTCGCCGGTGCGCGGGAGGAGATCGCGCGCGTGCAGGAGATGGGCGGGGCGGTCGCGGCCGTCGAGAGCGGCTACCTGAAGTCCCAACTGGTCACCTCGTTGGCCGAGTACCGGCGTCGGGTGGAGTCGGGTGAGCAGGTGCTGGTCGGTGTGAACCGGTTCGAGTCGACCGAGCCGAGTCCGCTGCAGGCCGAGGGCGCGAAAGCCATCGAGACCGCCGATCCGGTAGCCGAGAAGCAGGCTGTCGAGGCACTGCGACACTGGCGCGAGACGCGCGACGACGACGCGGTGCACGCGGCGTTGGCCGAGTTGTCCGCGGTGGCGCGTACGTCGGCCAACCTGTTCGAGGCGACGATCGCGTGCGCCAAGGCGGGAGTAACCACGGGCGAATGGGCAAGCACCCTGCGTGAGGTGTTCGGGGAGTATCGGGCGCCGACCGGTGTGGCCGGTGCGGTCACCTCGGGGGAGGGTGCGCGGGATCTCGACGGTGTACGGCAGCGCGTGCGGGCCACCGGCGAAGAACTCGGTGAGCGGCTGCGCATCCTTGTCGGCAAGCCCGGACTCGACGGTCACTCCAACGGGGCCGAGCAGGTCGCCGTTAGGGCGCGTGACGCCGGGTTCGAGGTCGTCTATCAAGGCATCCGCCTCACTCCGGAGCAGATCGTCGCCGCGGCGGTGCAGGAGGGCGTGCACGTGGTCGGGCTTTCGGTGCTGTCCGGGTCCCATCTGGAGGTGGTGCCCGAGGTGGTTTCCGGCCTCGCGGCCGCGGGTGCGGGCGACATCCCGGTGATCGTCGGCGGGATCATTCCCACCGAGGACGCCGTGTCGCTGCGCGAACGCGGCATCGCCCGGGTCTTCACGCCGAAGGACTACGGATTGACCGAAATAATGGATGAGATCGTCACCGTGGTTCGTGAAGCTCGTGGACTGTCCGCGCGCTGA
- the ehuD gene encoding ectoine/hydroxyectoine ABC transporter permease subunit EhuD — translation MNWNWDVAFESLPYLLDGIIVTFELTVLGSLLAYGLGLVFALIRQGRIPVLSQAVFLFVEFVRSTPLLIQVFVFFYVLQPALDVRWSPFLTGVLALGVHYSTYASEVYRAGIEAIPKGQWEAAKALNLPRGRTWLDIILPQAVRRVLPALGNYTISMFKETPLLLAIGVLDVLNEAKEFGGERFSFTEPITLAGLFFLAVSYPASILVRKLERRVGTA, via the coding sequence GTGAACTGGAACTGGGACGTCGCCTTCGAATCGCTGCCGTACCTGCTCGACGGCATCATCGTCACCTTCGAACTGACCGTGCTGGGGTCGCTGCTGGCCTACGGGCTGGGGCTGGTGTTCGCGCTGATCCGGCAGGGTCGGATACCGGTGTTGAGCCAGGCCGTGTTTCTGTTCGTGGAGTTCGTCCGCAGCACACCGCTGCTGATCCAGGTGTTCGTGTTCTTCTACGTGCTGCAGCCCGCACTGGACGTGCGCTGGTCGCCGTTCCTCACCGGCGTGCTGGCACTGGGCGTGCACTACTCCACATACGCGTCCGAGGTGTACCGGGCGGGTATCGAAGCGATCCCCAAGGGTCAGTGGGAGGCGGCCAAGGCGCTGAACCTGCCGAGGGGCCGCACCTGGTTGGACATCATCCTGCCGCAGGCGGTGCGCCGGGTGTTGCCCGCGCTCGGCAACTACACGATCTCGATGTTCAAGGAAACACCGTTGTTGCTTGCGATCGGTGTGCTGGACGTGCTCAACGAGGCCAAGGAGTTCGGTGGTGAGAGGTTCAGCTTCACCGAGCCGATCACACTGGCGGGCCTGTTCTTCCTTGCCGTGAGCTATCCTGCCTCGATCTTGGTCAGAAAGTTGGAGCGCCGTGTCGGAACCGCCTAG